The Ahaetulla prasina isolate Xishuangbanna chromosome 14, ASM2864084v1, whole genome shotgun sequence genome includes a region encoding these proteins:
- the UBE2I gene encoding SUMO-conjugating enzyme UBC9, with protein sequence MSGIALSRLAQERKAWRKDHPFGFVAVPTKNPDGTMNLMNWECAIPGKKGTPWEGGLFKLRMLFKDDYPSSPPKCKFEPPLFHPNVYPSGTVCLSILEEDKDWRPAITIKQILLGIQELLNEPNIQDPAQAEAYTIYCQNRVEYEKRVRAQAKKFAPS encoded by the exons ATGTCTGGGATCGCGCTCAGCCGCCTGGCGcaggagaggaaggcctggaggaaggaccACCCGTTC GGCTTCGTGGCGGTGCCCACCAAGAACCCCGACGGCACCATGAACCTCATGAACTGGGAGTGCGCGATTCCGGGCAAGAAAGGG ACCCCGTGGGAAGGAGGCTTGTTTAAGTTGCGGATGCTTTTTAAGGACGATTATCCCTCCTCGCCTCCGAAAT GCAAATTTGAGCCACCCTTATTCCATCCAAATGTGTATCCTTCAGGCACAGTCTGCCTGTCTATCTTAGAAGAGGATAAGGATTGGAGGCCTGCAATCACAATTAAACAA ATCTTGTTAGGAATTCAAGAACTCCTAAATGAACCAAATATCCAGGACCCAGCTCAAGCAGAGGCTTACACAATCTACTG CCAAAACAGAGTGGAATATGAAAAGAGGGTTCGAGCACAAGCCAAGAAGTTTGCACCATCATAA